One Astyanax mexicanus isolate ESR-SI-001 chromosome 3, AstMex3_surface, whole genome shotgun sequence genomic region harbors:
- the LOC103044236 gene encoding G protein-coupled receptor 183-like, producing MWSRYSFYPRTNNTLDPTSAPELSNTTHKHFSVFDGCETMEAGIIFDLVFQSFNIIIGFPANVLVLAILIRNRNEPTTSDIFLGCLAFMDAYFGLMVPVSFLNLYYWQSKQGWMALKFSYGVKDTSGPLFLSCICLDRFVAVLFPIAFGQLKDNKYRIGLSIFVLCLTFAYAAAKTVGGLPNFEKVFTGEILAIFAWMVVCNLAILSALKRSRGAGKDEMHPMKKKAFKMVLSLLAIIVCNYLPLVALFPFQDHYTPLDFTCYVQPVGYAFLNISSTIQPLVYLSRLEKLPFLPESVQKVICCKFKKENSAA from the coding sequence ATGTGGAGCCGATACAGCTTCTACCCCAGAACCAACAACACCCTCGACCCTACTTCAGCTCCAGAGTTGTCCAATACCACACACAAGCACTTCAGTGTGTTTGATGGCTGTGAGACCATGGAGGCGGGCATCATCTTTGATCTGGTTTTCCAgtcctttaatataataatcgGATTTCCGGCCAACGTCCTGGTCTTAGCCATCCTTATCCGCAACCGGAACGAGCCCACCACTTCCGACATCTTCCTGGGCTGCTTGGCATTCATGGATGCCTACTTTGGGCTCATGGTTCCCGTAAGCTTCCTCAACCTCTACTACTGGCAGAGCAAACAAGGCTGGATGGCGCTGAAGTTTTCCTACGGTGTGAAGGACACCAGTGGACCGCTGTTCCTCTCGTGCATCTGCCTGGACCGCTTTGTGGCCGTGCTCTTTCCCATAGCCTTTGGACAACTCAAGGACAACAAGTACAGGATCGGTCTGTCCATTTTTGTCCTTTGTCTCACTTTCGCTTATGCCGCGGCGAAAACCGTCGGAGGCCTCCCGAACTTCGAGAAGGTTTTCACGGGTGAGATCCTGGCCATCTTTGCCTGGATGGTGGTGTGCAACCTGGCCATTCTTTCGGCACTAAAGCGCTCGCGGGGAGCAGGGAAAGACGAGATGCATCCCATGAAGAAAAAGGCCTTCAAGATGGTGCTGTCTCTTCTGGCTATTATCGTCTGCAACTACTTACCTCTGGTGGCTCTGTTCCCCTTCCAGGATCACTACACTCCACTGGACTTCACCTGCTACGTTCAGCCCGTGGGTTACGCCTTCCTGAACATCAGCAGCACCATCCAGCCCCTCGTCTACCTGTCACGCCTGGAGAAGCTGCCTTTCCTCCCTGAGTCTGTGCAGAAGGTTATCTGCTGCAAATTTAAAAAAGAGAACTCTGCAGCTTAA
- the LOC103043931 gene encoding zinc-binding protein A33 translates to MSAMLPEDDLSCPVCYDIFKDPVLLPCSHSFCRACLQRFWNGGSSRTCPVCRRRASKKSPPSNLALRNLCEAFLQGRSRTAVDEEDVSCSQHGEVLKLFCLDDQLPICVVCQASKTHKGHDCSPTEEAALDCKDKLSSALKTLKDNLDMISNLRMNAAVTLEHIKCQAQRIEKRMKDQFLELHQFLIMEEEARMSALKEEEEKKIQAVKERDDLLMSRMSSLLDIIRSTEKEMAADDLTLLQNFKSTIERTQCSLEDSEGVCGALMDEAKHLSNLKFKVWENMQEISPYSPVTLDPNTAHPCLCLSDDLTSVHYSSPCRPLPSNPERFHISAEVLGRVALCAGTHSWDVEVGTSDDWILGVASVSIKRDKEVQARPENGFWTLCLRDGEYRAMASPPMPLDVKRRLQRVRVQLNWEAGEVTFSCPVEGSSLHTFSHTFIEKVLPYFYTQSKHPLRVVPKPVLISVMENRSNIIYLK, encoded by the exons ATGTCAGCCATGCTTCCAGAAGATGACCTGTCCTGTCCCGTGTGCTATGACATCTTCAAGGATCCTGTCCTGCTGCCCTGCAGTCACAGTTTCTGCAGGGCCTGCTTACAGCGCTTCTGGAACGGGGGGAGTTCCCGCACCTGTCCCGTCTGCAGGAGGAGAGCCTCTAAGAAGAGTCCCCCGTCTAACCTGGCCCTGAGGAACCTCTGCGAGGCCTTCCTTCAAGGACGAAGCAGGACAGCGGTGGACGAGGAGGACGTGTCCTGTAGCCAACACGGAGAGGTGCTGAAACTGTTCTGCCTGGACGACCAGCTGCCCATCTGCGTGGTCTGCCAGGCCTCCAAGACGCACAAGGGCCACGACTGCTCGCCCACGGAGGAGGCGGCTCTAGATTGCAAG gaTAAACTCAGCTCTGCACTAAAGACACTGAAGGACAACCTAGACATGATCTCCAATCTCAGGATGAATGCAGCGGTGACTCTGGAGCATATCAAG TGTCAGGCTCAACGAATAGAAAAGCGAATGAAGGATCAGTTCCTGGAGCTTCATCAGTTTCTGATTATGGAAGAGGAGGCCAGGATGTCTGCtctgaaggaggaagaggagaagaagattcAGGCTGTGAAGGAGAGAGATGATCTGCTCATGAGCAGGATGTCTTCACTCTTAGATATTATTAGAAGCACAGAGAAGGAGATGGCCGCTGATGATCTGACACTGCTGCAG AACTTTAAGTCAACCATAGAAAG GACCCAGTGTTCACTGGAGGATTCAGAGGGTGTTTGTGGAGCTTTAATGGATGAGGCCAAGCACCTGAGTAACCTAAAATTCAAAGTGTGGGAGAACATGCAGGAGATATCTCCATATT CTCCTGTGACCCTGGACCCAAACACAGCCCACCCCTGCCTGTGCCTCTCAGATGACCTCACCTCTGTGCACTACAGCAGCCCGTGCCGTCCCCTCCCCAGCAACCCAGAGCGTTTCCACATCAGTGCTGAAGTGTTGGGCCGGGTCGCCCTCTGCGCCGGCACTCACAGCTGGGACGTGGAGGTGGGAACCAGCGACGACTGGATCCTGGGAGTGGCTAGTGTCTCCATTAAGAGGGACAAGGAGGTCCAGGCACGGCCAGAGAACGGATTCTGGACACTGTGCTTACGCGATGGGGAATACAGGGCCATGGCGTCGCCCCCGATGCCACTGGACGTGAAGCGAAGGCTGCAGAGGGTCAGAGTGCAGTTGAACTGGGAGGCAGGGGAGGTCACGTTCTCCTGTCCTGTGGAGGGGAGCAGCCTGCACACGTTCTCACATACATTCATAGAAAAGGTGCTGCCGTACTTTTATACTCAGAGTAAACATCCTCTGAGGGTTGTACCGAAACCTGTGCTTATCTCAGTGATGGAGAACAGAAGTAATATAATTTacttgaaataa
- the tubb4bl gene encoding tubulin beta-4B chain, translating to MREIVHLQAGQCGNQIGAKFWEVISDEHGIDPTGAYHGDSDLQLDRISVYYNEATGGKYVPRAILVDLEPGTMDSVRSGPFGQIFRPDNFVFGQSGAGNNWAKGHYTEGAELVDSVLDVVRKEAESCDCLQGFQLTHSLGGGTGSGMGTLLISKIREEYPDRIMNTFSVVPSPKVSDTVVEPYNATLSVHQLVENTDETYCIDNEALYDICFRTLKLTTPTYGDLNHLVSATMSGVTTCLRFPGQLNADLRKLAVNMVPFPRLHFFMPGFAPLTSRGSQQYRALSVPELTQQMFDAKNMMAACDPRHGRYLTVAAVFRGRMSMKEVDEQMLNVQNKNSSYFVEWIPNNVKTAVCDIPPRGLKMAATFIGNSTAIQELFKRISEQFTAMFRRKAFLHWYTGEGMDEMEFTEAESNMNDLVSEYQQYQDATAEEGEFEEEGEEEVA from the exons ATGCGCGAGATCGTGCACCTGCAGGCCGGCCAGTGCGGCAACCAGATCGGCGCCAAG ttcTGGGAAGTGATCAGCGATGAGCATGGCATCGACCCGACTGGAGCGTACCACGGAGACAGTGATTTGCAGCTCGACAGGATCAGCGTTTACTACAATGAGGCTACAG GTGGCAAGTATGTACCCCGTGCCATTCTTGTGGACCTGGAGCCCGGCACCATGGACTCTGTGCGTTCCGGCCCTTTCGGACAGATCTTCAGACCAGACAACTTTGTGTTTG GCCAAAGCGGTGCTGGCAACAACTGGGCGAAGGGTCACTACACAGAGGGAGCAGAGCTGGTAGATTCAGTGCTGGATGTTGTGCGTAAGGAGGCCGAGAGCTGCGACTGCCTGCAGGGCTTCCAGCTCACACACTCTCTGGGTGGAGGCACCGGCTCCGGCATGGGTACCCTCCTCATCAGCAAGATCCGTGAAGAGTACCCCGACCGCATCATGAACACATTCAGCGTGGTGCCCTCGCCCAAAGTGTCCGACACCGTGGTGGAGCCTTACAACGCCACCCTGTCCGTGCATCAGCTGGTGGAGAACACTGACGAGACATACTGCATCGACAACGAGGCTCTCTACGACATCTGCTTCCGCACCCTCAAACTGACCACGCCCACTTACGGCGACCTCAATCACTTGGTCTCTGCGACCATGAGCGGCGTAACCACCTGCTTGCGCTTCCCAGGTCAACTCAACGCCGATCTCCGCAAACTGGCCGTCAACATGGTGCCCTTCCCCCGTCTGCACTTCTTCATGCCCGGCTTTGCACCCCTCACCAGCAGGGGGAGCCAGCAGTACCGCGCCCTGTCCGTTCCCGAGCTCACACAGCAGATGTTCGACGCCAAAAACATGATGGCCGCCTGCGACCCTCGCCACGGCCGCTACCTGACCGTGGCCGCTGTCTTCCGCGGACGCATGTCCATGAAAGAGGTGGACGAGCAGATGCTCAACGTCCAGAACAAGAACAGCAGCTACTTCGTCGAGTGGATCCCCAACAACGTCAAGACCGCCGTTTGCGACATCCCACCCCGTGGCCTCAAGATGGCCGCCACCTTCATCGGTAACAGCACGGCCATCCAGGAGCTGTTCAAGCGCATCTCCGAGCAGTTCACCGCCATGTTCCGCCGCAAAGCCTTCTTGCACTGGTACACCGGCGAGGGCATGGACGAGATGGAGTTCACCGAGGCTGAGAGCAACATGAACGACCTGGTGTCTGAGTACCAGCAGTACCAGGACGCCACAGCCGAGGAGGGCGAGTTCGAGGAGGAGGGCGAAGAGGAAGTCGCCTAa
- the crb3a gene encoding protein crumbs homolog 3a gives MESRPAAMLQAGLAAGSALLLVLGNASAQENITMPTNTTDTPSTQGPNIVAIVVPIVVVLVLVITGGLIFLFCVVKKKRQTEGTYRPSSEEQSGARSVEAPNTLKLPKEERLI, from the exons ATGGAGTCCAGGCCGGCTGCGATGCTCCAGgcggggctggcggcagggagtgCTCTGCTGCTGGTTCTTGGAAATGCTTCAGCTCAAG aaaACATCACAATGCCAACAAACACCACAGATACACCCAGCACTCAG GGGCCTAACATCGTGGCGATTGTGGTGCCAATCGTGGTGGTGCTCGTGCTGGTGATCACAGGAGGGCTGATCTTCCTTTTCTGTGTGGTGAAGAAGAAGCGGCAGACGGAGGGAACGTACAGGCCCAGCTCGGAGGAGCAGTCAGGGGCGCGGAGCGTGGAGGCACCCAACACTCTCAAACTGCCCAAAGAGGAGAGACTTATCTGA